The Dreissena polymorpha isolate Duluth1 chromosome 2, UMN_Dpol_1.0, whole genome shotgun sequence nucleotide sequence TCCTGTTGAAACAAAGACAGACACGACAGTATCTGTTTGGGATTTTGCAGGTCAGACACTGTACTATTCAACGCATCAATTCTTTTTAAATAGGAGGTCTATATACTTAGTTTTAATGGACATGACAAAGGATTTAAATGAGTCTGTAAAAGAAGGCGAAAGAAGTGGAATTTGGTGTGGTTTGGATAATGACAGTACGTATTTGGATGTCTTCAAGTTTTGGCTTAATGCAATCCACATGTATAGTGGTTATAGATCCATGACAAGCGAAATCCATCCGACTGTTATTTTAGTTGGTACTCGTAAAGATGAAATGACAGGAACCGACGAAAAAAAGGAAGAgcagaatgataagtattttgaTCGAGCACTACGATCATTTGAAGGTTCGCCgatcttaaaacatatttatcatatAAAATTTCTGGTGAATAATTTATCTCCAGCAGATCCTGTATTTGATAAGATACGACGACACATTCAAACTCTGGCAGAGAAGCAAGATTATTGGGGTGAAAGATATCCAATTCGATGGATCATGATGGAACAGTCCCTTGACAAATTGAGAGATACTGGAAAACAAGTACTAGACATTAAAGCGATAGATGACGCCAATCAATTAAACATACCACCACTTGATAAAGAAGAACTTGAAttgtttttagaaattcagcacagACATGGTAATATCCTTTATTTCAGCACAGAGCAACTCAAGCATACGGTTGTTCTAGCTCCACAATGGATAATTGAAGTATTCAAGCGCTTTATAACGCATCTACAAGGTAAAGACCCTAAATTGACGAAACACTGGAGACTTTATGAGGAAAGTGCTATTCTCAGACCAGAGGTTTTCAAAGAAATTATGGACAATAGTCAAAAAGATATTAAAGAAAATAGCGAAATCGTTCTGAATTACATGGAGTACCTCGACGTTTTGGCAAAGCCCTTAATACGTGAGGAAGCTGACGAAGCAAATGAGcatattgacaaaaatgaaacGGTTGCATTTCCGCAAGTGAATTTCAAGCTTCTTGATTTCCATATTGTGCCATGTCGGCTGAAGAACCCAATACCTCCCATTTCCCGCTTTACTTCCCCGGAAAATTGTGAGAAAACACCTGTATTATGCTTTGCGTTCGTTGAAAACTTTATGCCACCATCATTTTTCCACAGACTTGTTGCCGTCTGTATTAGCACTTGGCCTATCAGAAAATTAGGATCTAACGACCAGTTGTACAATGGCCTTGCTGTGTTTGACATTCATAAAACCGAATGTTTGACAATTTGGTACAAAGATCACATAATTTATGCAAGAATATCTTGCTGTAGGAAAAACCTTACAACTGATTTTAATGTCGAACTCTGTCACGATGTTAGACTCACACTTCGTACAAGTTTGAGAAAGTTTGTTAGCCAGTCATTGGAAAACCCCAGAACTCCGATAGCATTTGAAGAGTACATTCAATGCCCGGAAATGGAGTATGTGCACAATGATGGAATGTTTAGATTGGCTGACTTCATGTATGAGCGTGAATTAAAGTGTAAAGCAGCCTCCTGTAAGCAAACCCATACGGTAGAAAGGAAAGATGCAATGAGCCGCTGGTATAAAACGACATTAGATTCActagataatgatgatgatttgaaTACACCAGTTTCAGAAAGTGATCTATCTAAGGTCGCCAAGCAGATCGGTTATGAATACTGGATGTTGGGAATTGAACTTGGGTGCAGCAATCAGCAAATGAACAAACTGCGTGCTTCCCATGACCTAAGAAAGGATCGTTGTACATTTGTTCTCCAGTACATGGAAGACTGGATGAGAAGAGAGGGAGAGAAGGCAACTAAGCAGCGTCTTAATAGGGCTATACACGCTGCTCGTCTTTGTTTGTCAAAGGATGATAAAATAACCCCAGTAAACTTTTAAAACAACGTCTTTTTCGCAATATATATGCAATCAGAAAAGaatgattaataaaaaacaataggAACTGTTAATGTGTCACACACACTGTTGTCATCACGGCACGTAACATGGTTGGTACTAGAAATGTTGCAGACAATGAAGCCCTCACAaaacatgtttggacacagagaAATCAACTATGTATATATTATACAGTAGACGAAAAAACAAACGGCCATAATTCATTCGAAAAGTGTCGCAGTCAATATTCTTTTTTGCAATCTTATATAAATTAAGGTCATTCGGTCGTGAAAGTTTGAGCAACATTCACCAGTTGTGACGTGTTTCTTTTCGATCATTTACATAGTAATGTTATTCACCCGAGAAAAAGTGAGAGACATGCACTCAGTATTTAAACAGGTGTTAAAATTACAAAGTTGTGGGACAATGTATTTTAAAGTGAAAAACATTGAAAGGATCGTTATTCGTCGCAGCAAAAGAACTCCTTTTTTAGCCATCTACTTAAGGTGTTTTAAATGTTACAGTTTGAGGGAGATCCACCTATAAGTTAAAGAGAAGCTGAAAAAATAAGCTTAACACAATTTTGAGACTATAGGATCTGAAGTAGAAAAATAAAGGGCTCTAATTCTGGCAAAAATCGTTGCAGCTAAAATTTGATTCTCATTAACAAATAAAGCTCAACTATGAACGTTTCAACAATATCTTCCTATTAGTTAAAGATTAATTAACACAAGCGTCGGTGATTATATATTCTCCTGTGGacaaaacagacaaagggccataactctgcaaAAGATCGTCGCAGCCCCAATTCCTGCCATAGCAATCATCTGCAATCATTCACTTTGAAAGATTAAGCACCATTAATCCAGTTGTTTAGGAGAAGTTCAAAACACTAGCTTGGATGCGTTTATACGGATGGACAAACAGACGGAAAAGTGCAATGCCTTAATCTCCTTATTATAAAATCAACACTTTGATCttacatttgttttttatataaatacatgagCTATTAGTAGATGGTTTCGCTTACGGTCTGTAGAATCACACTTGAGTATATACGTGGCTCGCTGAAGATTTTTGTTGGATAAACTGTGGTGTTGGACGC carries:
- the LOC127866714 gene encoding uncharacterized protein LOC127866714; this translates as MGDQEEISTKGIDPEALEYAREVQSVAKEIADNENMAKQLKSILETIANESVREERDYLLLTGQTRDFVTSLGFTSPFSVSRTKAIINILLLMWNHTNVARYVMKSVYNVDIATTVDEMLEQFPSDLKQLDERSAEIFAKALKDGSEQVKNIRLMVVGMFGVGKTSLVNNLIKDLRDENIIPNSTEGIDLRRCQLMTNGDWHLDKEQKSAKYHSRFKTAFMDVMKPSNTDVHYELPDIQRVQDEEVHEKGEAVSEIPPDPLAAMAQNIQGRKNDDGIRDILQIVKEEPANKQDAPVNIPVPVETKTDTTVSVWDFAGQTLYYSTHQFFLNRRSIYLVLMDMTKDLNESVKEGERSGIWCGLDNDSTYLDVFKFWLNAIHMYSGYRSMTSEIHPTVILVGTRKDEMTGTDEKKEEQNDKYFDRALRSFEGSPILKHIYHIKFLVNNLSPADPVFDKIRRHIQTLAEKQDYWGERYPIRWIMMEQSLDKLRDTGKQVLDIKAIDDANQLNIPPLDKEELELFLEIQHRHGNILYFSTEQLKHTVVLAPQWIIEVFKRFITHLQGKDPKLTKHWRLYEESAILRPEVFKEIMDNSQKDIKENSEIVLNYMEYLDVLAKPLIREEADEANEHIDKNETVAFPQVNFKLLDFHIVPCRLKNPIPPISRFTSPENCEKTPVLCFAFVENFMPPSFFHRLVAVCISTWPIRKLGSNDQLYNGLAVFDIHKTECLTIWYKDHIIYARISCCRKNLTTDFNVELCHDVRLTLRTSLRKFVSQSLENPRTPIAFEEYIQCPEMEYVHNDGMFRLADFMYERELKCKAASCKQTHTVERKDAMSRWYKTTLDSLDNDDDLNTPVSESDLSKVAKQIGYEYWMLGIELGCSNQQMNKLRASHDLRKDRCTFVLQYMEDWMRREGEKATKQRLNRAIHAARLCLSKDDKITPVNF